TTGTAATATAACACTCTAGTTATTCACAAAATATAAAGAGAAACCCCTTACCTCTATGAGCTTCTGCATTAGCAACATAAATGAATCCATCAACTACTTCGCACACCTTCTTCACTTGAGCTATTACACTGTAGTGTGTGGCTTGCTGATTACCTACTGTGCTGTTCTCTTGGTAAAACATCTTATTCACAGCAACAGCTTGCTCCTCCCTTGCTCTCCTCCTTTCCACGCTGAAAGACATTTCAGTTGTCAGGTCAACTGAGAATGCCAAAACTGAATCTTCAAAGTCTAGCGCAGGAAAGGCACAGGGAAATGGGCTGAGccagaaaaaaagtttcatttttccctgcctcctcctgccctctaTTCTTTCTGAGTGCACATACAGACATGGTTAGCAATCTGCAAGATGCTTATGAAAATATACTCCAGGATGAGTTTATAGAGGGTTTCAAAAGGGACTCAACCAAGGTATGAAGAGGGATAGAAGCACCTGTAATGTACCTGTCGTACACCTTTGGTACATATACTGTTTGGAAAAACTTTATTACTTCCATGTGAAAACTTAGTGgttgaaaaaagaaaggaaaaacaaaggcaTGCATTGAAACTTCCATTTATAAGGGATATCCATGCATGAGAAAATGCACATGAAAGTCATATGACAAGAATATGAAGAAAAGTTGGAAATAAATGAGAAACTGCACTTTTTATTAGGTGGAGAACAGATCTTATCTTACCTCGTGGTGGAATACAGTGTTACAATATTGAATTTTTGATTGTTAAACTGAAAACTGACTCCTGATCCAATTCCTACAGTGGAAAAAATGAATCTATGAGATTACAGCCATTTGGTCACTGAATACAATTAAGCTGGAGTTCAAATATTCTACTGTTGCCACAAAATTAATATCTTCAAACCTAGATACTGCTGTTCGGGGTAGCAGATTTACTATTTTATAGTTAAACTTTTTACATGGTCCAATTGATTAGacttttaattttatgaaaaatcaAGTCAATGGTATTAAAACCATTTCCATATTTCTGATCAGTAAACTTGAACCTAGAAATCTAAATCAGAAAGGAGCCAGACTTGTTTATTAGCTGAAATGGCATAGAACAGGCTCCAGGTCAGCTTATGACGagctgcatttgaaaaaaacatatgaaaacttatgaaaaaaacatatgagagaaataaaaaacccactaaaaatCATTGTCATGCTTCCTCGAAACACAATATTCAAGTTCTGCTGTACTGAAATAACCATTAGTTAAAAAGTAACACATTTTTGTCTCTGGCTTGGACTGAAGTCAAATTAGACTTTCAAAGCTACTCTTctaaacaccaaaaaaaaatccctcaccTCCTCCCGTAACTCTTCTAAGTAAAATTTACATAATTTGATACCAGAATACCAAATCATATAAGAATCAGCCTTGAGTTCCTGTGTAGAATCACAAATGTGTTTTTTAGCCACTTACTGCAAGCAGTACTGAAAGAAAGGCCTGTCTGCATGTATCAATTACAACAGCAGCAGTAACATTGAATTTTGGATGGAAATAGAAGTACAAGAAGCAAAATTATTCTTCTGACAATGTCCAAATTTAATTGTAAACTCACTGAAGCTATTAGTTTGTTCCAAATGTTCATTGCATTTATCCTTCTgaacaaagcagagagaaaatggtTTGTTTTTACCATGATTCTATGGAGTTTTAAGGATAgcaaaaaaatcattaattttcttcatttcttccttgGAGGTTTTTAATGTTATATCTATTTACAAAATAAGAAGTCCAAAATCCAAAACCATCATTACCATGAATTTGTCTATGAGGTAGGCCAGCTACCAGCAGAATTTCTGGGCATGTCATCATCTTTTGTACTAAAGAGTTGTCCAGCTCTTCCAAACCTGGCCCAAACATAGCAAAGCGAGGTTCCACCTGAGTGACCAGTGATTGCAAAAAGGAAGTCACAGTCCCATACCGGGGACGGCTCGATTTCAAACTTCTTCTACCCCGAGGACAGCTCCTTTTATATCTGTGTAAAATAGATGCAactagaaattaaaaacaaaatacaaaagatgTATTAATCAAACAAATTAACTTAGGTCCTGCACTTCTTATGCTTTGCTACTGCTACAACTCAAAGCATAAGTCAAAAATTATAAAGTTCCAGCCTGATGGTTTCAAGCACCAGTACAAAGCAGGCAAAAGCATCAGCTCCTTTGAAGTCCAAATACTGACTTTTTGGACCTTAGTACACTTCTATctaaaaaatctgtttatttaaaaagaaaataaaaaggacgAATTCCCCATCTTCACTGAATACACAGTATAGGTAAAATAGCATCACAGCAGTAAGAGTCAcattacaaataaaatttaaaaaatgagccTTGTGAGTGCACTTTAAACCTTAATTAGACTGCTTTTGTGTTTATAACAAGTAACCACCTGAAAAGAACCTGTAGGTATAGAGCATGCAAGCTGTGGAAGGAGTCAAGTGCTGTCTTCAAACTTATATGCTCGTTTGGTGCAGATGCTAGAAGGCGTGGAAAGCCTGGTAATTGGGGAGAAGAATAACAGTCAGACAGACATCCTAGAGCAGCAGCTTCAGTCTGCTTCTGGAGTCATGGTAGGCTGCTGCTGGACAAACTTCTTCAAGAAACAAATGTGGGCTCCTTTATACCCACACTGAAATGTTTCAGTCGAGATCAGCAAAACTGCCAACTGCACGCGGACACGACAGAAATCAGTGACAGGTGGTTTCAAACAGGTGATTCAGACCCGAACAGATTTAAATCCAATATAAAAATCAGTATATAATTTGCACGTCAGATTCTGGGTGTACAGTTCCCATCTTTTAAGAGGGGATGAAAGGCATAGAGATTGCAGAAGTTAGTGCATTTATCACAAAGCAACGCGTTAAGGATTACCTTTGGAAAATGTAACTGCAAATGAATCAAAATTCCCAAACAAATCCACAGACCAGTACTGCAAACTAATGGAATTGAATGAAGTTTAGAAAAGAAATCGTCACAAAATAATCTATTTGTTTTAAGAGTTCTTCTCAGTCACCCAAACATATTTATTGTGTTGCTATGCTTTTCAACTATACTAGCTGAAACCAGTTTTGTCTTGCAGCCTTGGACAATCAGAGCTAAAACAATACAACTTGTTATTTTGTGCCCACTCTGTGCAGTTTATTATTAGGTCTTTcaaataagatgaaaaaaatgaagagtaATTTCACTTGCTGTATTTCGAAGACTTCTTGGTACTTTTATGAACTGTGGCACTGAGAGCAAAGAACACTTCTTTATCAAGATCAACAGTACACAGTATTTCTGTGCCACAGCAGACACACGGTTTACAAatagctttaattttttatacCATTAGTGTTGGcttttttacaattttttacaTTCTTGTTGAGTTCCAAACAGAAAGAGCTTACCAGACCATGGAGCAACAGGAAAttgtatttctaaaataaacaaTGGATTTGAGACACAACGAAGTTTAAACAGCAGCTTACAGCAGTTTTGTTTCAGTGAATATGAAACATGCCTGTGGGCTGAATATTATTGCTGAAGGCACACTTGAAGTCATGTAAGAGAATACAGATACTTACACTGCCATGTAATCATACAGTGCATTGTCGCTGTCCTCGGAAAAGGCTTTATTAAAAATCTCCTCATCTGGAAGTGATTTCCAATCAACAGATGTCCAAGAGGGGAGATCTCGGAGGAGAAAATACCTCCACAACAATGGGTCTTGCACAGCTGCCCTCCAGTAACAACTCGTGCTTCCTAAGCGGCACAGGTCTTGGGGCGAGAGGAAGGACATGATGCTCAGCTGCACGTCGATCTGAAAACCATCGAGAGCAGCGCTTTAGCGACCCCCGGATTCAGCTGCGCAGCAGGACGGGGCGCGACGCAACGCTCTGCCCCGCCATCCCTGCCCCGCCCGTGCGGCCGGGCCCCGCTCACCGGCAGCGCCTGCAGGCCGCTCTCTCCCTCCGCTCCGTCCGgggccgcgggcagcgcggcgggcgcggagccCCGCTGGCTGCCCCGCATCCAGCGCTCCCGGAGGACGCGCAGCCCGCCCCGCACGGCGGCCTCCAGGCCGGCGCCGCGCTgctccgctcccgccgccaTGGCGCCGCCCCCGCGCAGCGCAGCGCAGCGCCGCGCacgccccggccccggccccggccccggccccggccccggccccggccccggccccggccccggccccggccccggccccgccgcgctgcACCGCACCTCGGAGCGCGGGTCGGGAGGCCTCCGAATGCGTGCTTTTAATGCGACACGCGTATACATTTAGGTcggaaaaagaaaaaggaagtcAGTCACGGAAGAGCGTGCTCTTGTGCCGCAGGATTTCTTCTAGCGCAGACAACGCAGTGGATCTTAGTTGTGGGATTTCACAAAGTAATGCAGCAGTTGTTTTGCAGTTGTTGTGTTCCACCCTTGACCTTTTAAGGGTCCCTCACATACGGCCACATACTTTGTTAACATGATTCTCCCAGTTTCTTGAAAATCCAGCGGTATGCTCTGTGGTCTGCTGTCCAGGTCACTGTTAGACACAGAATCTATGGACTCAAGGCTTTCCTGCTTCCCTTCTCCACAGTGTTTCAGTCCCCAGTAGCACATCTCTCCACTGTACATCATTGCCAGTAAATGAGTGTCACTAAATATACctgcaaaaataattcagatcaAGTACTTTATTGTTCTGCTATAAGCAAGTACAcagcttgttttaatttttttcagtagcatgagggaaaaaaaataaaaaaaatcagtataagTGTATAATTATATAACTATATAATGCCAAGAAGAAAACCTGGATAAAGACCATGGTTATTTTTCTGTCCAGTCTGGCCCTTCATAATGCTAAAATCTTTTAAGACTGCCATATATATATTATTCCTATGATTTTGTTTGCCTAATTATCTCATagaatttcagtatttctttacAACCTCTTTAGCACAGGCATGACTGTACATATATACTTTAGAGTATTTCAGTGCTTCCCACAGTTTAAGTCAAAAAGATACTGTTTGAGGTCATCTTAACTCAGGTtaaccagcagcagctttat
Above is a window of Oenanthe melanoleuca isolate GR-GAL-2019-014 chromosome Z, OMel1.0, whole genome shotgun sequence DNA encoding:
- the FBXO4 gene encoding F-box only protein 4 isoform X3: MSFLSPQDLCRLGSTSCYWRAAVQDPLLWRYFLLRDLPSWTSVDWKSLPDEEIFNKAFSEDSDNALYDYMAVYKRSCPRGRRSLKSSRPRYGTVTSFLQSLVTQVEPRFAMFGPGLEELDNSLVQKMMTCPEILLVAGLPHRQIHGIGSGVSFQFNNQKFNIVTLYSTTSVERRRAREEQAVAVNKMFYQENSTVGNQQATHYSVIAQVKKVCEVVDGFIYVANAEAHREHDRQEEVARFLAMIDPALGPPNRPLLVLSCVSHVGVRRIPCVYVAHQLQLNLLHQPWMMQDTVAATLDGLLNGIEWLLEEASCKSAQ
- the FBXO4 gene encoding F-box only protein 4 isoform X2; translated protein: MYTRVALKARIRRPPDPRSEIDVQLSIMSFLSPQDLCRLGSTSCYWRAAVQDPLLWRYFLLRDLPSWTSVDWKSLPDEEIFNKAFSEDSDNALYDYMAVYKRSCPRGRRSLKSSRPRYGTVTSFLQSLVTQVEPRFAMFGPGLEELDNSLVQKMMTCPEILLVAGLPHRQIHGIGSGVSFQFNNQKFNIVTLYSTTSVERRRAREEQAVAVNKMFYQENSTVGNQQATHYSVIAQVKKVCEVVDGFIYVANAEAHREHDRQEEVARFLAMIDPALGPPNRPLLVLSCVSHVGVRRIPCVYVAHQLQLNLLHQPWMMQDTVAATLDGLLNGIEWLLEEASCKSAQ
- the FBXO4 gene encoding F-box only protein 4 isoform X1 — protein: MAAGAEQRGAGLEAAVRGGLRVLRERWMRGSQRGSAPAALPAAPDGAEGESGLQALPIDVQLSIMSFLSPQDLCRLGSTSCYWRAAVQDPLLWRYFLLRDLPSWTSVDWKSLPDEEIFNKAFSEDSDNALYDYMAVYKRSCPRGRRSLKSSRPRYGTVTSFLQSLVTQVEPRFAMFGPGLEELDNSLVQKMMTCPEILLVAGLPHRQIHGIGSGVSFQFNNQKFNIVTLYSTTSVERRRAREEQAVAVNKMFYQENSTVGNQQATHYSVIAQVKKVCEVVDGFIYVANAEAHREHDRQEEVARFLAMIDPALGPPNRPLLVLSCVSHVGVRRIPCVYVAHQLQLNLLHQPWMMQDTVAATLDGLLNGIEWLLEEASCKSAQ